The Lycium barbarum isolate Lr01 chromosome 9, ASM1917538v2, whole genome shotgun sequence genome has a segment encoding these proteins:
- the LOC132610595 gene encoding cell wall / vacuolar inhibitor of fructosidase 2-like: MSSLRNIFVIFTFFLPSFLLLASKTTANFNSNLIEKACTINRPNWDFDFCIKLLNSDPKISSATSPFDLAIAIVQAGNSHASETQDYINQKLSEGGTNTVVSSALSVCSKWYGGVLGAFITALDNVQDQKTFQSAKDHVESANDYAMNCEETFASRDVQDDEISKGDNLVMYFSLSAGAVINVPGDKTIQHFDLFCCSFL; the protein is encoded by the exons ATGTCTTCTCTAAGAAACATTTTTGTTATTTTCACCTTTTTCTTGCCTTCCTTCTTGCTTTTGGCTTCCAAAACCACAGCAAACTTCAACTCAAATCTTATTGAAAAAGCATGCACAATTAATAGACCAAATTGGGACTTTGATTTCTGCATAAAACTCCTAAATTCTGATCCAAAAATATCATCAGCAACAAGTCCATTTGATTTAGCCATAGCCATTGTTCAGGCAGGAAATTCCCATGCATCAGAAACTCAAGACTACATAAATCAAAAGCTTAGTGAAGGAGGCACAAATACGGTTGTTTCTTCAGCTTTGAGTGTGTGCAGCAAATG GTATGGTGGTGTTCTTGGAGCATTTATCACTGCTTTAGATAATGTTCAAGATCAGAAGACGTTTCAATCAGCGAAAGATCACGTTGAATCAGCTAATGATTATGCCATGAATTGTGAAGAGACTTTTGCTTCAAGagatgttcaagatgatgaaattTCAAAGGGTGATAATCTTGTTATGTATTTCAGTTTATCTGCTGGAGCTGTTATCAATGTTCCTGGAGATAAAACAATTCAGCATTTTGATCTTTTTTGTTGTTCTTTTTTATAA